The DNA window TAATCGGGATACTGCAGGACAGCCTGGCACACCAGCCGCTGGGAGTGTTTGGGATTGCCAAGTCAGTGATCGGCTACGCGGCGTCGTCACTCGGTGCGAAGATCGACGTGGAGAATCCCGGGTCGCGTCTACTGATGACAGCAGGCTTCTACCTGGTGCATGAGGCCATTTACATGGCGATTGCACGCGGCCTGGTAAATATGGACCGGCAGTGGATGTGGGGTCACGAACTGCGCAATGCGGTTGCGAATGCCGTCCTGGCGATCGTGATCTTCGCGATTCTCGACAAGTTCAAGCAGCAGTAAGCGCTACGCCAATTCCTGCATATTGATGATCCGCCCGTAGATTGCCTTCGTGATCTGCTGCGCAATTTCTTTGGCCTGAGTGTTTTCGGGTTGGTGGGCGAAGCGCAGCAGGTTCCGAGCAGTTCCGTTGGTCAGGTATCCGAACTTTCGGAGGTCGCTGACGACGTGGAGGGCCGTCGACTCCCCCGTAGAGCCGTACCACTGGTCGCAGTACTTGCGGATGGCGTTGACATCGACCTTGGCAACCTGGGAGATTTCGCCGCCCAGTTTGTGGGCGGCCTGCCCCTCGGCAGGCTGGAGTTTGACATACGACAAGTTGATCGTCTTGCGACCGGCGTGCTCGAAAAGAATGGTGGCGACATTTCCTTCGGTGGAGAGGATTTCGCCAATGCCCCACTCGGGCTTCGCGGGATGGGTGACCTTGGGGTTCAAGGGAAGAAGGTAAGTTCGATTGGAAGCCGCCGTCAAGGGGAGGTGGCTGGGTACCCAAAGGATTAAGGCTTTCGCCGCGATGGCAGGAACTCAGAAACTGCTAAACTGATTGACAGGATTCCCCCTCCGCAAAGCGTTGTACACAGCCGAAACGGTTCGCGACGGTCCGCGGTGGGCCGCATCTAAGTCAATAAGCAGAGCTGGCCTGAGAACATGGTTTTTGGCCGTGAAGAAAAAGTCTCTCCGATCCGGATCACGGCGGTCCAATACCTCATCCTTGCCGTTTTTCTTGTATTGGGATTTGGACTCTGGCGCCTTCAGGTAGCCGGCACCGATTACTACGTGAGTCTTGCAGAGAGGAACCGGGTACGAACGGTTCCGATCCTTGCGCCGCGCGGCAAAATCCTTGACCGCGAAGGCCGTGTAATCGTCGACAACTATCCGTCTTTCTCGGCACTGTTGTTACGCGATCAAACGCGCGATTTAACCGCGGACGTAGACAAGATCGCGGCCGGATTGCACATGGATCCCGACGAAGTGCGGGACCGTATCCAGAAGTTTCGCAACACTCCGCAATACCAACCGCTGTTCCTGAAGGACGACATCACACCCGACGAACTGGCGTTCATCGAATCCCATCGCAATGAGATTCCTGAACTGGACACGATCATGGCTCACCGGCGCTTGTATCCGAAGAACGGATTCATGGCGCACGTGATCGGGTATGTGGGTGAAGTCAGCGAAGACATGCTGAACATGCCGGCGTTCGAGTTCTATAAACCTGGCGATATCGTGGGCAAGTCTGGCGTGGAGCAGTTTTATAACGACATCCTGATGGGCAAAGACGGGTCGCGGCGTGAAGTGGTGGATAGCCGTGGACGCGTGGTTGGCAAGATGGACGAAGTGCCCGCGGTTCCGGGCAAGCAGCTTCGGTTGACGATCGATCTCGACCTGCAGATTGCGGCAGAACAGGCGCTAGAAGGGAAGAAAGGTGCGATCGTCGCGATGAATCCGAAGACCGGCGAGATTCTCGCGATGGTGAGCCGCCCGACTTTCGATCCAAACCAGTTCGCGGTGCGCTTGACCAAGCAGTACTGGAACCAGTTGGTGACCGACGACGGCAAGCCGCTGATGAATAAAGCCATCCAGGCACAGTTGGCGCCAGGATCGGTATTCAAGATCATCATGGCGACGGCCGGCACGCAGGAAGGTATCACGCAGAACCTGCATGTGAACTGCGGTGGCGGAGCAAATTTCTACGGACGCTATTTCAAATGCTGGGTCGTCGCAGAGCATCGCACACACGGCGTTGTGGACCTGCCAAAGGGTATCTACCAGTCGTGCGACGTTTACTTCTACACACTCGCCGAACGTCTGGGCATCGGACGGATCGCGAAATGGTCAACCGCTCTCGGACTGGGGCAACGGACCAACGTTGATCTCCCGCAAGAAGTTTCGGGAGTCATGCCATCGGAAGAGTGGAAGATCCGCAACTTCAAGCAGAAGTGGTATGCGGGTGAAACGATCTCCGTTGGCATTGGCCAGGGAGCGGTGGCGACGACGCCCATCCAACTGATGCGCGCGATTGGCGCTATCACGATGGAAGGAAAGCTGGTGCGTCCGCACGTGGTGACGTTCGATAACCTGCCGGAAAACGTCCGCGGCCATTACAAGGAGATTGCGGCGAGAGTTCCGGAAGCTACCACTGTGCCGATCGATCCCCAGAACTGGGAACTCATCACCGACGCCATGACTGAAGTGGTGAACCCGATTGGAACTGCG is part of the Terriglobales bacterium genome and encodes:
- the mreD gene encoding rod shape-determining protein MreD, with protein sequence MTIANPRTERIEVYRFNPFVTVLVVLLALILQAFLPVKLHFFSAFDLPLIITIFFAVARRSQISGCLTGAVIGILQDSLAHQPLGVFGIAKSVIGYAASSLGAKIDVENPGSRLLMTAGFYLVHEAIYMAIARGLVNMDRQWMWGHELRNAVANAVLAIVIFAILDKFKQQ
- a CDS encoding DUF3553 domain-containing protein, translating into MNPKVTHPAKPEWGIGEILSTEGNVATILFEHAGRKTINLSYVKLQPAEGQAAHKLGGEISQVAKVDVNAIRKYCDQWYGSTGESTALHVVSDLRKFGYLTNGTARNLLRFAHQPENTQAKEIAQQITKAIYGRIINMQELA
- the mrdA gene encoding penicillin-binding protein 2, whose amino-acid sequence is MVFGREEKVSPIRITAVQYLILAVFLVLGFGLWRLQVAGTDYYVSLAERNRVRTVPILAPRGKILDREGRVIVDNYPSFSALLLRDQTRDLTADVDKIAAGLHMDPDEVRDRIQKFRNTPQYQPLFLKDDITPDELAFIESHRNEIPELDTIMAHRRLYPKNGFMAHVIGYVGEVSEDMLNMPAFEFYKPGDIVGKSGVEQFYNDILMGKDGSRREVVDSRGRVVGKMDEVPAVPGKQLRLTIDLDLQIAAEQALEGKKGAIVAMNPKTGEILAMVSRPTFDPNQFAVRLTKQYWNQLVTDDGKPLMNKAIQAQLAPGSVFKIIMATAGTQEGITQNLHVNCGGGANFYGRYFKCWVVAEHRTHGVVDLPKGIYQSCDVYFYTLAERLGIGRIAKWSTALGLGQRTNVDLPQEVSGVMPSEEWKIRNFKQKWYAGETISVGIGQGAVATTPIQLMRAIGAITMEGKLVRPHVVTFDNLPENVRGHYKEIAARVPEATTVPIDPQNWELITDAMTEVVNPIGTAPSAHLNGIDFGGKTGSAQTISNAALAKLSGDRSRFKDNGWFVGVAPRRNPDIVVSVLIEQGEHGYLAARTAAQVIKAFVEKERKIQQNVAYAVPPGYVPKQPKPAADKQVAPATTTPAPATATPAAKLKAEDVEIAGVWSQRLDNEQDAMGSGRFRVTPDAKPKKRVTAAPGMTP